Genomic DNA from Thiohalorhabdus denitrificans:
TCTTTTAAAAAACCGATAAAGTCCCACAAAAATTATCAACCACAATTTCATGGCAATACTTCTTGGAATAGGCTCAATTTCCCATCTTGGCACCCAAAGGCATGGATGTTCGGCGCATCCTCTGTATTCCTTACCCTCCAAGCATTCAACGATTGGGATTCCCGCCTATTCCCGATCCCCATAGCGCTCAATGGTTTTAAGTTACTTGTTCATTTGCAAAAATCTATCTGCCATCCCCTATCCCACCCCATCAGTTGGAGATGGCCAAGAAGCTCGTCGAGACCCTGCAGGCCGCCTACGGCTGCCCGGTGGTCCTCATGGGCCAGGACAACGACCAACTCTTTGGCCGCCAGGACATCGTCAACTTCCTCAACCAGTTCGAGCCGGCTCAGTTGCCCTGGGAGGAGACCGAGATCGACATCCCCGACCCTTCCCGGGGCGAGGTATAGGCCGGAAGTCCGGATTGGCGCAGGGAGCTTGGGGGCATAGGGGGGCGTAGGAGCGGCCTCCCGGCCGCGACCGGATAGGAGTTGTGGCGAGCCGAAGCATGGAATCGCGCACTGAAGGGCGCTCCTACGAGGGGGTTCCTATCTGGTACAGCCCTTTCACTCCGGCGGAATCAGATCCTCCATGTCCCCCTCCAAGGCCTCGGCCAGAGTGCGCATGAAGCGCAGCGAGCCCGATTTCCTGCCGGCCTCAAGCTGGGAGATGTAGGACTTGCCCACTCCGGGGACTTGCGCCAGCTCCTGCTGGGTTAGCCCTCGATATTCCCGCCATACCCGCACCGGATGCTCTCACCTCCAAGAAGGCGATGGACCACCTCCTCGGGTACCGTCTCGTCTTCCCCGCGCGCAGGCTGCGGTTGCGGCTCCTACGGAGCCTCCCCCTGGGTCAGCTTCTGGTATACCCCCAAACCGATTACCAACAGAACAGAGGCAATTAGCAGAAAAGTCGGGTACATCAGCAGACTGATGTCCTTTTTGGCAGCCGAGAAGACGAAAACCAAGGCCTCCATAAGCATGGCAATATTGATAATCACCAGGAACTTGATCAGGGTGCTCCGCTTGCTTCCATTAGGTTTTTGGTCACCGGCGTCAAAAACCTCTTCCTCAACCAGGAATTTCGCCACATCAAATACCGCCATTCCGATAACGATCAATGCGATCCCGTCGAGAAGGGAGGGAATAAACAACGTAGTATTCCCCCATGACAGCCATATCTCATAAACCGCGCCCGCCATCAGCAAGAGAGAAGTCAAACTGAGAAACAGGCTGATGAGGGCGTACACGCCTCGCCCAAGCTGTCTGGTGACGTTCCTCGCCGCACTCACCAATTTTTCCTGCCTTCGGCTCGAATCATGGTAACTGGCCCTCCGGCTCGCTCGGGATGGATGTCGGGAAATGCCTGCGTGTCCCTGGCGCAGCGCCCAGGGGGCGTAGGGCCAAGGGCCGCTGTGCCAAGGGTATTCCGGTACGTCAACCAATGGTGAACCCTGCGGGGTCCCCCGCCAAGTTGCCTTCCATGTAACGAAGGTGGGGACGTGCGGCACGGGGTGATTCGGCGGGTGGCTTCGGCGGTGGGCCAGGGGACGGGCGGCGCTGAAACGCAGGGCCATATTCTCCAGCTGCATCAGCGAGCGGGAGTCGATAGGGGTCAGGCAAACGAAGGGGGTGTCCTTTAGGTTTAGAATGATCACCCCAATCCCCCTGTACAGAACCAACGCGGGAGAATGGCGGCTGGACGCCTTTCCGGGACTTGGCCATCGCCGGAGGAGCGGCCT
This window encodes:
- a CDS encoding general glycosylation pathway protein, which produces MSAARNVTRQLGRGVYALISLFLSLTSLLLMAGAVYEIWLSWGNTTLFIPSLLDGIALIVIGMAVFDVAKFLVEEEVFDAGDQKPNGSKRSTLIKFLVIINIAMLMEALVFVFSAAKKDISLLMYPTFLLIASVLLVIGLGVYQKLTQGEAP
- a CDS encoding helix-turn-helix transcriptional regulator → MRVWREYRGLTQQELAQVPGVGKSYISQLEAGRKSGSLRFMRTLAEALEGDMEDLIPPE